A part of Perca fluviatilis chromosome 15, GENO_Pfluv_1.0, whole genome shotgun sequence genomic DNA contains:
- the LOC120573799 gene encoding serotonin N-acetyltransferase-like — protein MMSVVGAQPFIKPMQPTPSVSPGGQRRHTLPASEVRPLNTQDAISVFEIEREAFISVSGECPLHLDEVRHFLTLCPELSMGWIEEGRLVAFIIGSLWDQDRLTADALTLHKPRGSTVHIHILAVHRTFRQQGKGNILLWRYLQYLRCLPNVRRAVLMCEDDLIPFYRKSGFKVLGRCAITVANMTFTEMWYPISGHAYMRRNSEAIRFPHHLLTQHPLTLPLEKTDEQTDV, from the exons ATGATGTCCGTTGTTGGCGCGCAGCCTTTCATCAAACCAATGCAGCCAACACCTTCTGTTTCGCCTGGCGGCCAAAGGAGACACACACTTCCCGCAAGCGAAGTCCGACCGCTCAACACCCAGGATGCCATAAGCGTCTTTGAGATCGAGCGAGAAG caTTTATCTCAGTGTCAGGTGAGTGTCCTCTCCACCTGGACGAGGTGCGTCATTTCCTCACACTGTGTCCGGAGCTGTCCATGGGCTGGATTGAGGAGGGCCGGCTGGTGGCTTTTATCATCGGCTCTCTCTGGGACCAGGACAGACTCACTGCA GACGCACTGACTCTCCACAAACCCCGCGGCTCCACCGTCCACATCCACATCCTCGCCGTCCATCGCACCTTCAGGCAGCAGGGCAAAGGTAACATTCTGCTGTGGCGTTACCTGCAGTATCTCCGCTGCCTGCCCAACGTGCGCCGAGCAGTGCTCATGTGCGAAGACGACCTCATTCCTTTCTACCGCAAGTCAGGCTTCAAGGTGCTGGGGCGCTGCGCCATCACCGTGGCCAACATGACGTTCACTGAGATGTGGTACCCCATCAGCGGCCACGCGTACATGCGGCGCAACAGCGAGGCCATCCGTTTCCCTCATCATCTCTTGACTCAGCATCCCTTGACTCTGCCACTGGAAAAGACTGACGAACAGACTGACGTATGA